From one Gossypium hirsutum isolate 1008001.06 chromosome D08, Gossypium_hirsutum_v2.1, whole genome shotgun sequence genomic stretch:
- the LOC121220343 gene encoding uncharacterized protein, with the protein MDYMLVYSGGDLTPIGYTDSDFQTCWDLRKLKLSCVFVLGDGSIVWRSVKQTCTTNSTMEAKYVAISEATKKCNNTNTKETINHKRTKHIYQKYHIIREVVTEGIVDVVKVASEDNLADPYTETLLARSFEKHVKSMSNLIAYIKIFQHPSNGPKHKTDIERSRLIHVSIQKSITEKILEASLCFSNINRKLRNTTLLACFSFFIAAAEPDTLPDNHKNIKIYMRGGTASLLPSIYKFKQICPLAGSWGTVATSTPRKSDNNGSKETGSVSNDQTDCLFLDHWLPFHS; encoded by the exons atggattatatgcttgtgtattccgGAGGAGACCTTACTCCTATTGGATATACTGATTCTGACTTCCAAACATGTTGGGATTTAAGGAAATTGAAATTGAGCTGTGTTTTTGTCCTAGGCGATGGGTCCATTGTGTGGAGAAGTGTAAAGCAGACTTGTACTACTAACTCCACTATGGAGGCCAAATATGTGGCTATTTCTGAGGCTACCAAAAAA TGCAATAATACTAATACCAAGGAGACAATAAACCACAAGAGGACAAAACATATTTACCAAAAGTACCATATCATAAGGGAAGTAGTTACAGAGGGAATTGTGGATGTAGTTAAGGTCGCATCTGAGGACAACCTTGCGGACCCTTATACCGAGACTCTACTAGCTAGGAGTTTTGAGAAACACGTGAAAAGCATG agcaACTTAATAGcatacattaaaatttttcagcATCCATCGAACGGCCCAAAACATAAAACAGACATTGAAAGATCCAGATTGATACACGTAAGCATTCAGAAATCAATAACTGAGAAAATTCTCGAGGCTTCCCTCTGTTTTTCCAATATCAATCGGAAACTCAGAAACACAACGTTGTTGGCCTGTTTCAGTTTTTTTATTGCTGCAGCGGAACCAGACACTCTTCCAG ACAACCACAAGAACATAAAAATCTACATGCGCGGTGGAACTGCTTCATTGTTGCCTTCAATATACAAATTCAAACAAATCTGCCCTTTGGCTGGATCATGGG GTACTGTGGCTACTTCAACACCGAGGAAATCGGATAATAATGGCTCTAAGGAAACAGGGTCCGTCAGTAACGACCAGACTGATTGCCTTTTCTTGGACCACTGGTTGCCTTTTCACTCTTAG